A portion of the Corynebacterium rouxii genome contains these proteins:
- a CDS encoding amino acid ABC transporter ATP-binding protein gives MTDNLMIDAQKLCKNYGQLSVLKGIDLQVPQGTVTCLIGPSGSGKSTLLRCVNHLEKISGGRLYVDGELIGYRERGGVLYEISEKEAARQRSGIGMVFQNFNLFPHRTVIENIIEAPVHVKGVSESEARSRGMALLKQVGLEHKADAYPAQLSGGQQQRVAIARAVAMEPKLMLFDEPTSALDPELVGEVLRVMRELAQGGMTMLVVTHEMGFAREVADTVAFMDGGVIVEQGPAEQVIDNPQHERTKAFLSSLL, from the coding sequence ATGACAGACAATCTCATGATTGATGCACAGAAACTGTGTAAAAACTACGGCCAGTTGAGTGTGCTCAAAGGTATCGATCTCCAAGTTCCCCAAGGAACAGTTACTTGTCTTATCGGCCCGTCTGGCTCAGGTAAATCCACACTGCTTCGCTGTGTGAATCACCTCGAGAAAATCTCCGGTGGTCGCCTTTATGTTGACGGTGAACTCATTGGGTATCGCGAACGCGGTGGAGTTTTGTATGAAATCTCCGAAAAAGAGGCTGCCCGACAGCGTTCCGGTATCGGCATGGTGTTCCAAAACTTCAATTTGTTCCCGCATAGGACAGTCATTGAAAATATTATCGAGGCGCCTGTGCATGTTAAGGGCGTTTCGGAATCGGAGGCTCGTTCTCGCGGAATGGCGCTCCTCAAGCAAGTTGGATTGGAACATAAGGCAGACGCGTATCCAGCCCAGTTGTCCGGTGGTCAACAGCAGCGTGTAGCGATCGCCCGCGCGGTTGCTATGGAGCCAAAGCTCATGCTTTTCGACGAACCTACTTCGGCTCTCGACCCTGAGCTTGTTGGTGAAGTTCTACGCGTCATGCGAGAGCTTGCCCAAGGTGGAATGACCATGCTTGTGGTTACCCATGAGATGGGCTTCGCACGCGAGGTTGCCGATACCGTTGCTTTCATGGATGGCGGCGTCATTGTAGAGCAAGGCCCAGCTGAACAGGTCATTGATAACCCGCAGCACGAGCGCACCAAGGCGTTCCTTTCAAGCCTTCTGTAA
- a CDS encoding ABC transporter substrate-binding protein yields MTIRSHVVAVCATAALTLPLTACVTNEEQGHPDSWVEVTPAVVPEIAAMVPQDLANRGTLVAGANPPFAPFEFKDSNHNIIGMEMDLMRAVSAVMGLKYEAQQQDFSLILPSLSAGTIDVGASGFTDNDERRENYDFVDFLYAGIQWGVQKDSSVSREDPCGLTIAVQRTTVAETDDAYPLREKCIAEGKKPVEILPYATSDQAATALVLGRADVFSADSPVLGWAVERAEGKLTTTGEIFDAAPYGFAVPKGSPLGPAIAAALEHLIKTGDYQKILNMWGVKEGYVEQGMINEKPV; encoded by the coding sequence ATGACAATCCGCTCTCACGTTGTGGCTGTATGCGCCACGGCCGCGTTGACATTACCGCTTACTGCGTGTGTTACCAACGAAGAACAAGGCCATCCGGATTCTTGGGTGGAAGTAACCCCAGCCGTTGTCCCCGAGATCGCCGCCATGGTTCCGCAAGATCTAGCCAATCGCGGCACCTTGGTGGCAGGCGCTAACCCACCGTTCGCACCATTCGAATTCAAGGACTCCAATCACAACATCATTGGGATGGAGATGGATTTGATGCGGGCAGTATCAGCGGTAATGGGTCTGAAATATGAGGCTCAGCAGCAAGACTTTTCATTGATTCTTCCGTCGTTAAGCGCAGGAACAATCGACGTGGGTGCCTCTGGTTTTACAGATAACGACGAGCGTCGTGAAAACTATGATTTCGTCGATTTTTTGTATGCCGGCATTCAATGGGGCGTGCAAAAGGACTCTTCGGTCTCTCGCGAAGATCCCTGCGGTCTGACCATCGCAGTACAACGCACCACGGTGGCAGAAACCGACGATGCGTATCCTTTGCGGGAAAAATGTATCGCCGAGGGTAAAAAACCAGTAGAAATTCTTCCTTATGCCACATCTGATCAGGCGGCTACCGCGCTAGTTCTAGGGCGCGCAGATGTCTTTTCCGCGGACTCCCCTGTGTTGGGATGGGCTGTCGAACGTGCAGAGGGCAAGCTCACTACTACTGGTGAAATCTTCGACGCGGCTCCTTACGGTTTTGCCGTGCCTAAAGGTTCGCCCTTGGGACCAGCAATCGCCGCAGCTTTAGAACATCTCATCAAGACTGGCGATTACCAAAAGATTTTGAACATGTGGGGAGTCAAAGAAGGTTATGTTGAGCAAGGAATGATCAACGAAAAACCCGTCTAA
- a CDS encoding uracil-DNA glycosylase, with product MNNTPLPVHPSWIEPLAPVTDNIHAMGDFLRNEIAQGRGYLPAGSDILRAFQYPFDDIKVLIVGQDPYPTPGHAMGLSFSTQPGVRPLPRSLANIFKELSTDLGIPAPTDGDLTAWSRQGVALFNRVLSVQPGNAGSHRKKGWETITETAIRALAQRNTPLVAILWGKDAQTTQAFLGNTPVITSPHPSPLSASRGFFGSRPFSRANTILEQLGTTPINWEL from the coding sequence ATGAACAACACACCACTGCCAGTTCATCCCTCATGGATAGAACCACTAGCGCCCGTGACTGACAACATCCACGCCATGGGAGACTTCCTCCGCAATGAAATCGCCCAAGGCCGTGGCTACTTGCCCGCAGGATCAGACATCCTCCGCGCATTCCAATACCCATTCGACGACATCAAAGTGCTCATCGTTGGCCAAGATCCCTACCCAACACCAGGACACGCCATGGGCCTATCCTTTTCCACACAACCCGGCGTACGCCCACTGCCACGCAGCCTCGCCAATATTTTCAAAGAACTGTCCACCGACCTCGGCATCCCAGCTCCCACAGACGGCGACCTCACCGCATGGTCGCGCCAAGGAGTGGCACTGTTCAACAGAGTCCTTAGCGTCCAACCTGGAAACGCCGGCTCTCACCGCAAAAAAGGATGGGAAACCATCACAGAAACCGCCATCCGAGCACTCGCACAACGCAACACACCACTCGTCGCAATCCTGTGGGGCAAAGACGCCCAAACAACCCAAGCATTCCTCGGCAACACCCCCGTCATCACCTCACCACACCCCTCACCCCTATCAGCATCCCGTGGTTTCTTCGGATCCCGCCCCTTTAGCCGAGCCAACACCATCCTCGAACAACTAGGCACCACCCCCATCAACTGGGAACTATAA
- a CDS encoding DUF368 domain-containing protein, with the protein MTSPVKANTSKTRPINAVINVVFGALIGLAELVPGVSGGTVALVAGIYERAIHNGNALVHIVRVLISDRSQLKTSIQNVEWGFLASVAVGMIGAVFTMSSVMHHFVDHHPVTARALFLGMVAISIVVPLRMIRAESLNSQKLPALLLFVIGTIATFFATSMTSEPKTDPSLLAVFFVAMVAVCALVLPGVSGSFILLALGFYEPIIQAVSDRNFTIIAVFAAGAITGLACFIKILDVLMTRHHTLTLATMAGMMLGSLRALWPWQTDNANLLWPPASSGTTFGFIALGAAVVACVVLTEILLERKNLHHK; encoded by the coding sequence ATGACCTCCCCTGTGAAGGCCAATACTAGTAAGACTCGCCCCATCAACGCAGTAATCAATGTGGTTTTTGGTGCATTGATCGGACTCGCAGAGTTGGTGCCAGGCGTTTCTGGCGGCACCGTTGCTCTAGTCGCCGGCATTTATGAACGAGCAATCCACAATGGCAACGCCCTGGTCCATATTGTGCGTGTCCTAATAAGTGATCGATCCCAGCTTAAAACTTCCATCCAAAATGTGGAGTGGGGATTTTTGGCATCGGTAGCCGTAGGCATGATCGGCGCCGTATTTACAATGTCTTCCGTGATGCACCACTTTGTTGATCACCACCCTGTGACAGCGCGTGCCCTGTTCCTAGGAATGGTTGCGATATCAATCGTGGTTCCATTGCGTATGATCCGGGCTGAAAGTTTGAACTCTCAGAAATTGCCAGCCCTACTTCTGTTTGTTATTGGCACTATTGCTACGTTCTTTGCCACGAGCATGACCTCAGAACCTAAGACTGACCCATCGCTACTAGCCGTTTTCTTTGTAGCAATGGTTGCCGTGTGTGCGCTCGTCCTACCTGGCGTATCCGGCTCATTTATTTTGCTGGCGCTGGGTTTTTACGAGCCAATAATCCAAGCGGTAAGTGACCGTAACTTCACCATCATCGCAGTATTCGCTGCTGGCGCTATCACAGGCTTGGCATGTTTTATCAAGATCCTCGATGTTCTCATGACTCGCCACCACACGCTAACCTTGGCCACCATGGCTGGCATGATGCTCGGTTCCCTTCGCGCACTATGGCCATGGCAAACGGACAATGCCAATCTTCTCTGGCCACCAGCTAGTTCAGGCACAACATTTGGATTTATTGCCTTGGGCGCAGCAGTTGTAGCTTGCGTAGTGCTCACGGAAATTTTGCTCGAGCGCAAGAACTTACACCACAAATAG
- a CDS encoding DAK2 domain-containing protein encodes MPNITFIGAHDLLTWATTATAELVARRDEINALNVFPVPDSDTGSNMAHTMTAAVQQAQGVDNPDDLAAVAMALATGAVKGARGNSGVVLSQVLRGIAHHADSGRIDAHAIQEALQSSLDFVAAAISDPVEGTVITVLRTAAIAATNSEDRSLAAVVSVAAHAARIALAETPSQLQVLRDAKVVDAGGQGLVILLDCLEHVVTGTATSYDPHIIETTEQQQSHGTSGYLEVMCFIEGVEVSHLHDLLAPLGDCLVIGPINDTSATVHIHSADAATVISALYATGTITDLHIEVLPETPKVVHPKRIVLALTPPGDLARLYTDAGALVVVRDGHHFAIARSTNLGQAETPLADGIEIVNELVTRSHQSGAQEVILLPNGLLTTQEMAAVERSSQAFKQSITMLPTGSLVRGLAALSVHDPQQSLAVATYAMTEAMSGMRTAVIERAEHAALTPAGACAKGDLLVHLGTEPIAVAEQPDEALRIACRRLLDIGGEQILILARKELALTPDNHSLTSPHTDVEINQYDVDRLGALIEIGVE; translated from the coding sequence ATGCCAAACATCACGTTCATCGGTGCACACGACCTTCTCACATGGGCTACCACCGCCACCGCAGAACTCGTTGCGCGCCGGGACGAGATCAACGCCCTTAACGTATTTCCCGTGCCAGATTCCGACACCGGATCCAACATGGCACACACGATGACAGCCGCTGTGCAACAAGCCCAAGGCGTTGACAACCCAGACGACCTAGCAGCAGTCGCCATGGCATTGGCCACCGGAGCGGTGAAAGGCGCGCGGGGAAATTCTGGCGTCGTGCTCAGCCAAGTCCTTCGCGGCATCGCACACCACGCGGACAGCGGGCGTATCGACGCCCACGCGATTCAGGAAGCTCTGCAATCCTCCCTAGACTTCGTAGCCGCAGCGATCTCAGATCCCGTTGAAGGAACTGTCATCACCGTGCTACGCACAGCTGCTATCGCTGCAACGAACTCCGAAGATCGAAGTCTCGCAGCAGTGGTAAGCGTAGCTGCCCATGCTGCGCGCATCGCTTTGGCAGAAACACCATCACAACTACAAGTCCTCCGTGACGCAAAAGTCGTCGATGCCGGTGGCCAAGGCCTTGTCATTCTCCTTGACTGTCTCGAACACGTCGTGACCGGTACCGCAACAAGTTACGACCCCCACATAATCGAAACAACAGAACAACAGCAATCTCACGGCACCAGTGGCTACCTAGAAGTTATGTGTTTCATCGAGGGGGTAGAAGTATCCCACCTTCATGACCTGCTAGCACCCCTTGGAGACTGCCTTGTTATCGGGCCGATCAATGATACCTCGGCAACCGTACATATCCACTCCGCCGACGCAGCTACCGTGATTTCAGCGCTATACGCAACAGGAACGATCACGGACCTCCACATCGAAGTCCTCCCCGAAACCCCCAAGGTTGTTCACCCCAAACGCATCGTTCTCGCACTTACCCCACCAGGCGACCTTGCCCGGCTCTATACCGACGCAGGAGCCCTTGTCGTCGTTCGTGACGGGCACCACTTTGCCATTGCCCGAAGCACCAACTTAGGCCAAGCCGAAACCCCACTTGCCGACGGCATCGAGATTGTTAACGAACTCGTCACACGATCCCACCAAAGCGGAGCACAAGAAGTCATACTCCTACCCAACGGATTACTGACCACCCAAGAAATGGCAGCCGTCGAACGCTCCAGCCAAGCCTTCAAACAATCCATCACAATGCTGCCCACTGGAAGCCTCGTACGCGGCCTCGCGGCACTATCCGTCCACGACCCACAACAAAGCCTTGCCGTAGCAACCTATGCCATGACCGAAGCCATGAGCGGAATGCGCACCGCAGTCATCGAACGCGCAGAGCATGCAGCACTCACCCCTGCCGGCGCCTGCGCCAAAGGCGACCTCCTCGTCCACCTTGGCACCGAACCCATCGCCGTAGCAGAACAACCCGACGAAGCACTTCGAATTGCCTGCCGCCGCCTCCTCGACATCGGCGGCGAGCAAATACTCATCCTCGCACGCAAAGAACTAGCCCTTACCCCCGATAACCACTCACTGACCAGTCCACACACCGATGTAGAAATCAACCAGTACGATGTAGATCGTCTCGGAGCTCTCATCGAAATCGGAGTGGAATAA
- a CDS encoding ATP-dependent DNA helicase RecG — protein sequence MLGWHDQRPLAQLLPAKEAKAFARHFSFTTVEDLLQHFPRGYAAHGTGLAAEAAEEGDIITCVGTIVDTHEHPDRNGYSIYSVVISDGFTRSTATFFRATWIKKVLTRGAQGIFTGKLKFFRNAPQLQHPDFFLFPEKGKKATGTGGMQALSTTGELDDITDILVSMSYLPVYPAKKAIPTWRILGAVHNILTHTPHIADPLHEFAPQDLPSFDQALRGIHEPDEQGPQPYITRIKYDEALTLALVMALRRADTQRRHAYPMPPTNDGLRAHMLSHLPFELTKGQHNVLTEISADLAQPTPMSRLLQGEVGSGKTIVSLLAMLQVIDDGKQCVLLAPTEVLAAQHATSITQQLTNAGININVTLLTGSLPTEQRKKALLDIISGDANLIIGTHALIQEGIEFFDLALCVVDEQHRFGVEQRDHLRNQGRDTNTPHVLVMTATPIPRSIAMTVFGDLSVSTLKQLPGGRRPIHSYVIDHQHITWTTRMWERIREEIDKGHQIYIVCPKIKDSGGVEETTHQLTNGILANYRIAMLHGAMHPEDKDTTMKAFAAGTIDVLVATTVIEVGIDVPNATVMLIRESENFGVSQLHQLRGRVGRGGNESICFFHTTAQPTTPAHNRVTAVAATTDGFELAEIDLTYRHEGNILGTQQSGHTNKIISFIHDKDLIERANTDATHIVTHNPQLARHLVADIDDTTQTYIDKS from the coding sequence ATGCTCGGCTGGCACGACCAACGACCACTGGCACAACTATTGCCAGCCAAAGAAGCAAAAGCGTTCGCTCGACACTTCAGCTTCACCACCGTCGAAGACCTACTCCAACACTTTCCCCGCGGATATGCAGCCCACGGCACTGGACTCGCAGCCGAAGCCGCAGAAGAAGGTGACATCATCACCTGCGTGGGAACCATTGTCGACACCCACGAGCACCCCGATCGCAACGGATACAGCATCTACTCCGTTGTAATCTCCGACGGCTTTACCCGCAGCACCGCCACATTTTTCCGTGCCACATGGATCAAAAAAGTCCTCACCCGCGGAGCACAAGGAATCTTCACCGGAAAACTCAAATTCTTCCGAAACGCCCCACAACTCCAGCACCCCGACTTCTTTCTCTTCCCAGAAAAAGGCAAAAAAGCAACCGGAACCGGCGGAATGCAAGCACTATCAACAACCGGCGAACTCGACGACATCACCGACATCCTCGTCTCCATGAGCTACCTACCGGTCTACCCAGCCAAAAAAGCAATCCCCACCTGGCGCATCCTCGGTGCAGTCCACAACATTCTTACACACACCCCACACATCGCAGACCCACTCCACGAATTCGCACCCCAAGACCTTCCCAGCTTCGACCAAGCACTACGCGGCATCCACGAACCAGACGAGCAGGGCCCCCAACCCTACATCACCCGTATCAAATACGACGAAGCACTCACACTCGCCCTCGTCATGGCACTACGACGCGCCGACACACAACGTCGACACGCATACCCCATGCCCCCAACCAACGACGGCCTACGTGCACACATGCTCAGCCACCTCCCATTCGAGCTCACCAAAGGCCAACACAACGTCCTCACCGAAATCAGCGCAGACCTCGCACAGCCCACCCCCATGTCCCGCCTCCTACAAGGCGAAGTAGGCTCCGGAAAAACCATCGTCTCACTCCTCGCCATGCTCCAAGTCATTGACGACGGAAAACAATGCGTACTACTCGCACCCACAGAAGTACTCGCAGCACAACACGCGACATCCATCACCCAACAACTCACCAACGCCGGCATCAACATCAACGTCACCCTCCTCACCGGATCACTGCCCACCGAACAACGCAAAAAAGCCCTCCTCGACATCATCTCCGGCGACGCAAACCTCATTATCGGAACCCACGCCCTCATCCAAGAAGGAATCGAATTCTTCGACCTAGCCCTCTGCGTCGTCGACGAACAACACCGATTTGGAGTCGAACAACGCGACCACCTCCGCAACCAAGGACGCGACACCAACACCCCACACGTCCTCGTCATGACAGCAACTCCCATCCCACGATCCATCGCCATGACAGTCTTCGGCGACCTCAGCGTCTCAACCCTCAAACAACTCCCCGGCGGACGACGCCCCATACACAGCTACGTCATCGACCACCAACACATCACATGGACCACACGCATGTGGGAACGCATACGCGAAGAAATAGACAAAGGCCACCAAATCTACATAGTCTGCCCCAAAATCAAAGACTCCGGCGGAGTAGAAGAGACCACCCACCAACTCACCAACGGCATACTCGCCAACTACCGCATCGCCATGCTCCACGGCGCCATGCACCCCGAAGACAAAGACACCACCATGAAAGCCTTTGCCGCTGGAACTATCGACGTCCTCGTAGCCACCACCGTCATCGAAGTCGGAATCGACGTCCCCAACGCCACCGTCATGCTCATCCGCGAATCCGAAAACTTCGGCGTATCACAACTCCACCAACTCCGCGGCCGAGTCGGACGAGGAGGCAACGAATCCATCTGCTTCTTCCACACAACAGCACAACCAACAACTCCCGCCCACAACCGAGTCACAGCCGTTGCCGCAACCACAGACGGATTCGAACTCGCCGAAATCGACCTCACATACCGACACGAAGGCAACATCCTCGGCACACAACAATCCGGCCACACCAACAAAATCATCAGCTTCATCCACGACAAAGACCTCATCGAACGCGCCAACACAGACGCAACCCACATCGTCACACACAACCCCCAACTAGCACGCCACCTCGTCGCCGACATTGACGACACCACCCAGACCTACATCGATAAGTCATAA
- a CDS encoding acetyl-CoA carboxylase biotin carboxyl carrier protein subunit produces MKICAPFAGIVRYKVSQGDAVTTGQELASVEATKLEAPIIAPGPGIVAEITSNDFDDVVGGDILLRVVSQEKP; encoded by the coding sequence ATGAAAATCTGCGCCCCATTCGCCGGAATAGTCCGTTACAAAGTCTCCCAAGGAGACGCAGTCACCACCGGACAAGAACTCGCCTCCGTCGAAGCAACCAAACTCGAAGCACCCATCATCGCGCCAGGGCCAGGTATCGTCGCTGAGATAACGAGTAACGATTTTGACGATGTTGTTGGGGGAGACATACTCCTCCGAGTCGTGAGTCAGGAGAAGCCATGA
- a CDS encoding sulfite exporter TauE/SafE family protein: MGFALVVLIIVIIGSLLQRVSGMGLGLVAGPILTLLLGPVEGILVLNILAAINAVFITINVRKHVEWKKCALIGSVLILGAIPGAWLITQVSTSLLQLLVGLLLLVALALVVFGAVYLPPARGKIPAIVAGIAGGFMNTLAGVAGPAITVYAQASKWDQQRFAATLQPIFVISGLVSFIVKIVSGAGTISQISAWVWILGIAGMFIGISLGARASRIVSRTHARKLALLLATGGGVSAVVRGLVGIL, from the coding sequence ATGGGATTTGCACTTGTTGTCTTAATAATCGTAATTATCGGTTCATTACTTCAACGAGTGTCTGGAATGGGGCTTGGGCTTGTCGCCGGCCCCATTCTTACATTACTCCTTGGCCCCGTCGAGGGAATTCTCGTACTCAATATATTGGCGGCCATCAACGCGGTTTTCATCACCATCAATGTTCGTAAACATGTCGAATGGAAAAAGTGCGCGTTGATCGGTTCAGTGCTCATTCTTGGAGCAATCCCAGGCGCCTGGCTAATCACCCAAGTTTCGACATCATTACTTCAACTTCTAGTAGGACTTCTTCTCCTAGTCGCATTGGCATTAGTGGTATTCGGAGCGGTTTATCTGCCACCGGCACGTGGAAAGATTCCTGCAATAGTGGCGGGTATCGCTGGTGGGTTTATGAATACCCTTGCAGGGGTTGCAGGTCCTGCGATCACCGTGTATGCCCAAGCGTCAAAGTGGGACCAACAGCGCTTCGCTGCCACTCTACAACCCATATTTGTTATTTCGGGCCTTGTATCCTTCATCGTAAAAATTGTCTCAGGTGCAGGAACAATTTCGCAGATATCGGCATGGGTATGGATCCTAGGCATTGCGGGAATGTTTATAGGTATCAGTCTCGGTGCCAGGGCTTCGAGAATAGTGAGCAGAACCCACGCACGAAAGCTCGCTTTGCTCCTAGCTACCGGTGGTGGGGTATCCGCTGTTGTTCGCGGATTGGTGGGGATCCTATAA
- the coaD gene encoding pantetheine-phosphate adenylyltransferase has translation MRKAVCPGSFDPVTMGHLDIIGRAAQQYDEVTVLVTANPNKPSGMFTVDERLALIKESTAHFVNVKVDNWAGLLVDYTTAHGIDAIVKGLRSALDYEYELPMAQMNRKLSGVDTLFLMTDPQYGYISSTLCKEVTKYGGDVSDMLPSAVAAAIVEKVKS, from the coding sequence ATGCGTAAAGCAGTGTGCCCAGGGTCTTTTGACCCTGTGACTATGGGGCATCTCGATATCATCGGAAGGGCCGCTCAGCAATACGACGAAGTCACTGTCCTAGTGACTGCTAATCCTAATAAGCCTTCAGGTATGTTCACTGTCGATGAACGCCTTGCTCTTATTAAAGAATCCACTGCACATTTTGTGAACGTCAAAGTGGATAACTGGGCAGGCCTTCTCGTGGATTACACTACCGCTCACGGTATCGATGCGATCGTCAAAGGGCTTCGATCGGCACTGGATTACGAGTATGAGCTACCCATGGCTCAGATGAATCGAAAACTATCTGGTGTAGACACCCTGTTTTTGATGACAGATCCACAATATGGTTACATTTCTTCTACACTTTGTAAGGAAGTAACTAAATATGGTGGAGATGTCTCTGATATGTTGCCATCAGCTGTAGCCGCAGCGATTGTGGAGAAAGTAAAAAGTTAA
- a CDS encoding amino acid ABC transporter permease, translating into MTSPQPIQAKPLRHPGRWVAAIIILALFVWFLISAATNDAYGWDIYRQYLFDTRIASAAVHTLAITILSMLMGVILGCIVAIMRMSPNPVLRGISWFYLWIFRGTPVYVQLVFWGLLGSIYSGINLGFTEISLENLLSNMFILAVVGLGLNEAAYMSEIVRSGIQAVPEGQTEASKALGMSWWMTIRRTVLPQAMRIIVPPTGNEFISLLKTTSLVVAIPYTSELYGRATDIAAALFDPVPLLLVAATWYLVITSLLMVAQHYLEKYYDRGATRQLTARQLAALADAEGTLPKNVDIIAEAPKPHTPRTPKKGA; encoded by the coding sequence ATGACTTCCCCACAACCTATTCAGGCAAAACCATTGCGGCATCCGGGCCGCTGGGTAGCTGCCATTATTATTCTCGCGCTGTTTGTTTGGTTTCTTATTAGCGCTGCTACTAACGATGCATACGGCTGGGATATTTATCGCCAGTACCTTTTTGATACACGCATCGCTTCTGCTGCAGTACATACGCTAGCTATCACGATTTTATCGATGCTCATGGGTGTCATTTTAGGCTGCATTGTAGCGATTATGCGTATGTCGCCAAACCCCGTTTTGCGTGGTATTTCGTGGTTCTATTTGTGGATCTTCCGAGGTACTCCGGTCTACGTCCAGTTGGTGTTCTGGGGACTATTGGGATCTATTTACAGTGGCATCAACTTGGGCTTTACCGAAATTTCGTTGGAAAACTTGCTTTCCAACATGTTTATTCTTGCAGTCGTTGGTCTTGGACTTAATGAGGCTGCTTACATGTCTGAGATTGTCCGCTCTGGTATCCAGGCAGTTCCCGAGGGACAGACAGAAGCATCTAAGGCTTTAGGTATGAGCTGGTGGATGACCATTCGTCGTACTGTATTGCCACAGGCGATGCGTATCATCGTCCCACCTACTGGCAATGAGTTTATTTCTTTGCTGAAGACCACCTCGCTGGTTGTGGCAATCCCTTACACCTCTGAGTTGTACGGTCGCGCAACCGATATCGCAGCGGCGCTTTTCGACCCAGTACCGCTTTTGCTCGTGGCGGCAACGTGGTACCTGGTGATTACGTCGTTGCTCATGGTTGCCCAGCACTACTTGGAAAAGTATTACGATCGTGGCGCAACACGCCAGCTCACTGCACGTCAACTCGCAGCACTTGCTGACGCTGAAGGCACCCTTCCAAAGAATGTTGACATCATCGCAGAAGCACCCAAGCCTCACACTCCCCGCACCCCTAAGAAAGGCGCCTAA
- the rsmD gene encoding 16S rRNA (guanine(966)-N(2))-methyltransferase RsmD codes for MTRIISGEARGRTIKVPEHGTRPTSDRAREGLFSSLQVRFGFAGARVLDLFAGSGALGLEAASRGADSVVLVENNPKAVAIIRHNIAVVGHPHIDVVEMKASTYVASAPQNHFDMVLADPPYDLDDQAVVEMLHALIPALVDGAAVVVERHRDSAETAWPSCFVPTTQKLKKRTFGIARMDMAVFHAELVEE; via the coding sequence ATGACCCGTATCATTTCAGGGGAAGCCCGTGGACGAACCATTAAAGTTCCAGAGCATGGGACGAGGCCCACATCAGATAGAGCGCGCGAAGGCCTATTCTCCTCACTGCAAGTACGTTTTGGTTTTGCCGGTGCACGTGTCCTTGATTTATTCGCTGGATCTGGTGCATTGGGGTTAGAAGCTGCTAGCCGTGGTGCCGACTCGGTTGTTTTGGTAGAAAACAATCCGAAGGCTGTCGCTATCATCCGTCATAATATTGCCGTTGTTGGACACCCCCACATTGACGTCGTAGAGATGAAAGCATCTACCTATGTCGCTTCAGCGCCGCAAAATCATTTCGATATGGTGTTAGCAGACCCTCCCTATGATCTTGATGATCAGGCAGTCGTCGAAATGCTCCATGCGCTCATTCCGGCATTGGTAGACGGGGCAGCAGTAGTGGTTGAACGGCACCGTGATTCTGCCGAAACGGCATGGCCATCATGCTTCGTGCCTACCACTCAGAAACTAAAAAAACGCACATTCGGTATTGCGCGGATGGACATGGCCGTTTTCCACGCTGAGCTGGTAGAGGAGTAA